From one Solanum lycopersicum chromosome 12, SLM_r2.1 genomic stretch:
- the LOC101249807 gene encoding high mobility group B protein 9: protein MSQTGLISPDAVKREMNPQPMASHQKIVNNPTLFWECLRNFHSAVGAKDTVPVIGGKDLDLHVLYVEVTKRGGFNKVVADKKWREVSSIFKFSPTTTSASYALRKHYFTLLHHFEQVYFFKHEVPMFDEGSCFKAEGRISAKFDCGYFVSLKMGSEVLNGVLYHPNQQAQPSSSKSGAQSCNAIVPYYSPPISGRRNRRRRNGDPNRPKPNRSGYNFFFAEKHAMLKSLHPHREREFTKMIGESWNNLSPEEKMVYQEYGVKDKERYQRELKEYKESMMNTSSCY from the exons ATGTCTCAGACAGGTTTAATTTCTCCCGATGCGGTAAAAAGAGAGATGAATCCTCAACCAATGGCGTCTCACCAGAAGATTGTGAATAATCCGACTCTGTTTTGGGAATGTCTCAGGAATTTTCACTCTGCTGTGGGCGCAAAGGACAC GGTTCCTGTGATTGGAGGGAAGGATCTTGATTTGCATGTTCTCTATGTTGAGGTGACTAAAAGGGGTGGCTTTAACAag gTAGTGGCAGATAAGAAATGGAGAGAAGTGAGTTCAATTTTCAAGTTTTCTCCAACAACAACAAGTGCTTCATATGCATTGAGGAAACATTATTTCACTTTGCTTCATCACTTTGAacaagtttattttttcaaacatgAAGTTCCTATGTTTGATGAAG GTTCATGCTTCAAAGCTGAAGGGAGAATTTCTGCCAAATTTGATTGTGGCTACTTTGTGTCCCTCAAAATGGGAAGTGAAGTTCTCAATGGTGTACTTTACCACCCAAACCAACAAGCTCAACCATCCTCTTCCAAATCGGGTGCACAAAGTTGCAACGCGATTGTGCCTTACTACTCACCACCTATTTCAGGACGGAGGAACAGGAGGAGGAGGAACGGAGACCCTAATCGTCCAAAACCTAATAGGAGTGGTTACAACTTCTTCTTTGCTGAAAAACATGCAATGCTCAAATCTCTTCATCCACATAGAGAGAGGGAGTTCACTAAGATGATTGGAGAGTCTTGGAACAATCTATCTCCTGAAGAAAAAATG GTCTATCAAGAGTATGGGGTGAAGGACAAGGAAAGGTACCAGAGGGAATTGAAGGAGTACAAAGAAAGCATGATGAACACATCATCTTGCTACTAA
- the LOC101253468 gene encoding glutathione S-transferase, with protein sequence MATPVKVYGPTLSTAVSRVLACLLEKNVQFHLIPVNMAKGEHKKPAYLKIQPFGQVPAYQDEDITLFESRSINRYICDKYGSQGNKGLYGTNPLEKASIDQWIEAEGQSFNPPSSVLVFQLAFAPRMKLKQDENLIRQNEEKLKKVLDVYEKRLGDSQYLAGDEFTLADLSHLPNIQYLVNGTDRAELITSRENVGRWWGEISNRESWKKVVEMQTSPPPS encoded by the exons CAACTTTATCAACAGCAGTGTCAAGAGTTTTAGCTTGTCTTCTTGAAAAAAATGTTCAATTTCACCTCATCCCTGTTAATATGGCAAAAGGGGAACACAAAAAACCTGCCTATCTCAAAATTCAg ccTTTTGGTCAAGTTCCAGCTTATCAAGATGAGGATATCACTTTGTTTG AATCCAGATCTATAAATAGGTACATATGTGACAAATATGGAAGTCAAGGTAACAAGGGATTATATGGAACGAATCCGTTAGAGAAAGCGTCTATAGATCAATGGATAGAGGCAGAAGGACAAAGCTTCAATCCACCAAGTTCAGTTCTTGTATTCCAGCTGGCTTTTGCACCGCGAATGAAGCTCAAACAAGACGAGAACTTGATCAGACAGAACGAAGAGAAGCTCAAAAAAGTACTTGATGTGTATGAAAAGAGGCTCGGAGATAGTCAGTACTTGGCTGGAGATGAATTCACATTGGCCGATCTCTCTCACCTTCCAAACATCCAATACTTGGTGAACGGGACAGACAGAGCAGAGCTCATCACTTCTCGAGAGAACGTGGGGAGGTGGTGGGGTGAGATATCCAACCGAGAGTCATGGAAGAAGGTAGTTGAAATGCAGACCTCACCCCCTCCTTCCTAG